One part of the Astatotilapia calliptera chromosome 9, fAstCal1.2, whole genome shotgun sequence genome encodes these proteins:
- the LOC113029840 gene encoding gastrula zinc finger protein XlCGF8.2DB-like, with the protein MHQVIHTRERPFSCDECGKSFSSKKALKRHHLIHSGLKAYSCDECGKSFTHSGNLKAHQLIHTGERPFSCDECGKSFTHSGNLKAHQLIHTGERPFSCDECGKSFTHSGSLKTHQLIHTGERPFSCDECGKSFTHSGSLKAHQLIYTGERPFSCDECGKSFTHSGNLKAHQLIHTGERPFSCDECGKSFSKSGSLKIHQLIHSGEKPFSCDECGKCFTHSGNLKTHQLIHSGVKAYSCDQCGRAFTHSSKLRCHMFTHSEESPYKCDLCEKTFKSPHSLRRHQQIHT; encoded by the exons ATGCATCAGGTCATTCACACcagagagagaccgttcagctgtgacgagtgtggaaagtctttttcctcgAAGAAAGCCCTAAAAAGACACCATCTCATCCACAGTGGacttaaagcgtacagctgtgatgagtgtggaaagtcttttacccactctggaaactTAAAAGCACACCaactgatccacactggagagagaccattcagctgtgatgagtgtggaaagtcttttacccactctggaaactTAAAAGCACACCaactgatccacactggagagagaccgttcagctgtgatgagtgtggaaagtcttttacccactctggaagcttaaaaacacaccaactgatccacactggagagagaccattcagctgtgatgagtgtggaaagtcttttacccactctggaagCTTAAAAGCACACCAACTGATctacactggagagagaccgttcagctgtgatgagtgtggaaagtcttttacccactctggaaactTAAAAGCACACCaactgatccacactggagagagaccattcagctgtgacgagtgtggaaagtcttttagcaagtctggaagcttaaaaatacaccaactcatccacagtggagagaaaccattcagctgtgacgagtgtggaaaGTGttttacccactctggaaacttaaaaacacaccaactgatccacagtggagttaaagcgtacagctgtgatcagtgtggcagagcttttactcacagtagca AGTTACGATGTCACATGTTTACCCACTCTGAGGAGAGcccttataaatgtgacctgtgtgagaagacttttaaatctccacattCTCTGAGacgacaccaacagatccacacc
- the LOC113029841 gene encoding uncharacterized protein LOC113029841, which produces MAGRGQDSFNLFTPVAGRGWRLSGADEVRDRSIMSRDEPAESDDIIRNKAHERQSSTPALSDDSTHKELRELIGELGTQIGESIASRLLSSQVPLGPNQTAPAESPKVKSPDTTLDLSKVNLVVRQDIKDPPMYRGDDADKYSVHEWIDMMEVYLEKRGLSRAVQVDEVLNHLLGRAKNIVKVGLKSNSCSGVVTNPETIYAILRRYFSDSPGSCQPLADFYATQAVAKETPVDYWVRLNIAAEAADKHLQRQGGKMENMEAEIAMMFIRNCPDPSLACVFKCKPISKWTVMEVQEAIDEHQRECHAKKKSLGSARPHPLLVATATTTSESPEFELNHAQVGTVKCSQDSPGKAAGAAASDPSALDRVLSMLERVLERSNQPVHPVIRPQPLASARFPSCQVCGNSSHSTRTHCMRERRCLGCLEVGHQRKDCPRAAEPITQQNNPQGN; this is translated from the coding sequence ATGGCTGGTAGGGGCCAAGACTCCTTTAACCTTTTCACGCCAGTCGCTGGGAGAGGTTGGAGACTGTCTGGGGCAGATGAAGTGAGAGACAGGTCTATAATGTCGCGTGATGAGCCAGCAGAGTCAGATGACATTATTCGAAATAAAGCTCATGAGCGCCAGTCCTCAACCCCTGCTTTGAGCGACGACAGCACACACAAAGAGCTACGTGAGCTCATTGGTGAATTGGGAACCCAGATAGGTGAATCAATCGCTAGCCGGCTACTATCCAGTCAAGTCCCACTTGGTCCAAACCAGACAGCTCCAGCCGAGTCCCCCAAAGTTAAGAGCCCTGACACCACTCTCGACCTCTCCAAAGTGAACTTAGTGGTCCGACAAGATATCAAAGACCCACCTATGTACAGAGGTGATGATGCGGATAAGTACTCTGTTCATGAGTGGATAGACATGATGGAAGTGTACTTAGAGAAGAGAGGGTTGTCTAGAGCCGTGCAGGTGGATGAAGTCTTAAACCACCTCCTCGGCAGAGCTAAAAACATTGTTAAGGTGGGTTTGAAAAGTAACTCATGTTCTGGTGTAGTGACCAACCCTGAGACCATCTATGCCATACTCAGGCGTTATTTTAGTGATAGTCCTGGCTCCTGTCAACCACTGGCTGACTTCTATGCCACCCAAGCAGTTGCAAAAGAGACCCCAGTAGACTATTGGGTGAGGCTTAATATCGCTGCTGAGGCAGCTGACAAGCATTTACAGCGTCAGGGAGGCAAAATGGAGAACATGGAGGCAGAGATAGCCATGATGTTTATCAGAAATTGTCCTGATCCCAGCCTCGCCTGTGTTTTCAAATGTAAGCCCATCAGTAAATGGACAGTAATGGAGGTTCAGGAAGCCATTGATGAACACCAAAGAGAGTGTCATGCAAAAAAGAAGAGCCTGGGCTCTGCCAGACCCCATCCCCTCCTCGTGGCCACTGCGACAACCACAAGCGAGTCGCCTGAGTTTGAACTAAACCATGCCCAAGTAGGTACAGTAAAATGTTCCCAGGACAGCCCGGGTAAggctgctggagctgctgctTCAGACCCAAGTGCTCTAGACCGCGTGCTCAGTATGCTGGAGAGGGTGTTAGAGCGCTCCAACCAGCCTGTCCACCCCGTAATTAGACCACAGCCTCTAGCCTCAGCCAGGTTCCCTTCGTGCCAGGTTTGTGGCAATAGCTCACATTCCACGCGCACTCACTGCATGAGAGAGAGGAGATGTCTAGGTTGCCTGGAGGTTGGGCATCAGAGGAAAGACTGCCCCAGAGCAGCTGAACCCATTACCCAGCAAAATAATCCCCAGGGAAACTAG